The Limanda limanda chromosome 21, fLimLim1.1, whole genome shotgun sequence genome contains the following window.
GCCTGGGCGTTGAGCGCCGCTAGGATCTTTGGGTGGCAGTGCCCCTGGTTCACGGCGCTGTAAGCACTCAGGAAGTCATAGTAGCGGTTGCCCTCCACGTCCCACACGTGGACGCCTGAagtcaagaaaaacaaacaagctcgTGAGAAGTCTCTCGATAATTTGTAAGAGACGAATAATATTTTGAGGGAAACGACCGGAGATTATAGGTCAAAAACATCTGTGAGCATCTGTCGTTGAACTCACCCTCCCCTCGCTCTAAGGCCACGGGCAGGGGGTGGTAGTTGTGTGCTCCGTGCTTGTCCTCGCGGGCGTAGATCTCCTCTGGGGTCAGCTGGCGGTCGGCCCTCAGTTTGGAGGTGGCGATGGAGGCGGGACGCGTTCCCGAGTAGACGCTGCTGCGGCAGACCGGGCCGGCGCGGCACAGGCTGCGGCTGAGCTGAAGAATCATTCCCTTCATGATTGTGTGGAGctgtgacaaaaagaaaaagaattcACTTgagtattcaaagtattcaaaGACCGTAACGTATGCAAGTTAtttgcttttttgttgttgtttttatccttGATAGTATTAACTGTCTATTTATATGACCTGTCTGTTTGGCAGGTGTATACGTTTTAAACCGTTTCattgagatatttattttatcattgtaCTTATCAGAATTTATTCGCCCTTTTAACATCCTACATTTTATCTCTGGTGTTACTTGCTCCTCTCTTTGatcagttttacctttgttgtATTACCTGCCTTTGATGGTTTAATAGATTTCGTAATTGCTCAGTTCCCGTCAATTTTGTTTGTGCTCTGTGGAAATATTCACAGCTCTCCCTTCTTGAAAAACATGTACATCCTGTTTCCCTGAAGGCGTCAGTGAAATATACAAATTCCAGGTCCTGATAATCTAATTCACAGCTAATTCCACAGAGCACCCGGGGCTTTGCAGGTCTGCTGAACAACGCGTCTTTTTTTTCCGCCCCCCCATTCACAGACAGACTTTTGCTTTGTCTGGGCCCAACAAAGGCTAAAACCACAGCAGAGTGGCAGCTCCACTGTGGCGTTCCAGACTTTTCTATTTGGTCACAATCCCAgcagaagatagatagatagagtactttattcatccccgaagggaaattaagttgtcatagcagccggtatatttgaatacaataaaatacagtacaatagaataaaataaaaaatattgaggtagaaagaataaaaaacagaagcacaagataaaataaaataggtagataaggtgcagaaGTTATCCTTCACTGTGACCAAAAGTTTTAACACTGTCTCATAAAGGTTCCTCCCATGTCATGATGACACCTGATGCTTCTGAAGTgaacaaactgtttttgttttttcaaatgcacCAGTTGAGACATATCCAAGATAACAGGGTGGAGGACACATAACCTGGCACAGTGAATAAATACACAGAGTCCCAGGGCCTGGACACATTCTAGGACATTGGACCTGGTGGGACATGATAGGTCGATGGGGCTCTGCCTCCATccacacccaccaccaccaccaccacagccaGGAGCTAAATTAAGAATTCAGCAACATCTCCTGTTGCCAGATGCTAGTCAGCCCCATTCCACTGTGGGCTTCCAGATCCATGTGATAGTCACAGTCAAGTTTTAGCTGGTGGTGGACgaattttaaaaatcaaaactCGATCAAAGAGTGCGGACTATAAGATCATCGCTAACCGCACAGGAGGCTTCGCTTCCTTGATGGCAGCACCGGCTAGCGAGCTAAAGCTAACCCTGccccctgtcccccccccccctccaccttaCCCGGGCTGTGGACGCAGTGGAGACAGGGTGTAATGGAGGAGACGGTCCCAGAGACGAGGTGACGCGGTTGTCCTTAAGATGAAGCTTCCTCCCGGATGGTGTGAGAGTACGATCCgctggtggagctgcagcttcGTCTGGACACGTGAGGCGGTCTACAGCAGCGTCACCGCGGAGAGGTTCACGTGTCACCGTCACAGCCACGCCCCGTTCCCCGCTATACCACACGCCCCCTATGGTGCAACTCCGTCAGCTGATTGCGTGTAACGGGCGTGTTCAACTACTCTTTTGAATAAGAGCAATTTAttatataacaataaataaattaatagtTGCGTCACCAGGAAACAGGATAATCAGTCATGAAAAATCCATGAAACGTCTGCAAGTTTGAATAcatagatgaataaataaatgcaactataaatatataaatccaaagaataaataaatagatagatttGTGATTTCtcttgtttatgtatttataatagtaatttttgtatatatatttaaacgtttatttattcatgttttcctacatttattattttatttatttatacttttatttacttctgcatttatttgtgtgtttatttgttaatttatttattaataatgataTTTCAACATCTATGTATTTCTGTATTCCTACATGTATTTGTCTATTTACTcatatatttctacatttatatatctctgtatttctacatttcttgACTAGTATCTTAATTCATTATATATTTCTTCATTTATATGTTTACTTCTGTATTTCTGCCTTTATTAATAAATGtctacatatatttatttatgcattattcattattatattacttttattcatttatttatttatacttttgtCCTCATTTGTTTTTGACCTTCACAGGCCAGGTGTCAGCCACACATTACTACCCTGCTGGTGTGCCATGTATAACATTATCAGTATTGATTCATCTGTTAAACATCTTCTTTATTTATGGATTAATTGTGTATTTAAGGAAACACTGTAGAAATTCACATCACATCACTTCCTAGATCCCTTGTAATTGACTAAATCAAATGTCGTGTGTGTTGAATCTCATGTGTAAAGTGCCTCTGTCAGATGAAGGCAGTGGAATGTGagtataaaatgtaaaatataatacaaatgaggaaaacacagacattttaCAACGTGGTGGTGATCAAAACAAGGATAAGaaggtaaatacagtgagtCATTGTCAACGTGGGGCTGAGGAGGGGTGTGACAGCACTGCCTCCCTCGGATCCATGCGGAACATGCACATTGCTGTCCTCGCTGATTCATCATGGCTGACACGAAGTGGCCGGGCTGCTCGAGGGGCTTGAAGGCTGTGGTGCTGGACATGTGCGGGGTCCTGTACGACAGCCAGGAGGGGGGGGTCGTCGCCATCCCGGGCTCCGCTGAGGCTGTGAACAGGTGAGAGAACCAACAAGGAGCAGGAGTGCAGCCGTGCACTGCTTCCACTGTGCTGGTAACTTGTGGAATTGCATTGCTCCTGAATGCCTCTGCATGAATATGTCAATCTGACCTGTTCTCCCTTCGCGTTAAAGGCTCATGTCTTCAGACCTGCAGCTGCGCTTCTGCACCAACGAGACTCAGGCCTCCAGAGACAAGTTCGTGGCCAAGCTGCAGACAGCTGGCTTTGACATTTCCGCGTCCCGGGTCTTCTCTCCCgcccctgctgctgcagctgtccTCAGAGAGAGGGGGCTCCGGCCTCACCTGCTGGTGCATGATGGTAATGCTGCTCTATTATAGGTCAGAACTTATGAGAGGCAATATCTCTTGGTCATATTCCTGCATGTGATCCTGTGCGTACAGTGTTTGTGATGTTACGCCTAAATTAAGTAAAGTTATGCGTCTGCACACTGGACACAACAAACCGAATAAAAGACTTGTTTCTTTATGTTAATATAGGGTCAGTTTTTGTGGTTGGCCGTGGCTCAGGGGGTTTAGCGGATCATTCTCTCTAAACAGAAGTTGTAGTTCGATCTACATTGTATGTGATGCAGTTTCATTGGGAAATAACCCTAATCCGAAGCCGTTCTTCTAGAGAAAGTGCCACACCTACATTCACTGTAATTATGTGTGAATGGAACAAACTGTCCAGTAAAGAGCTTTGTGCCGtcattagatagatagatagatagatagagtactttattcatccccgaagggaaattaagttgtcatagcagccggtatatttgaatacaattaaatacaatacaatacaatagaataaaattaaaaggtagaaagaataaaaaaacagaagcacaagataaaaatacaataaaataggtagataaggtgcattggcaagatgatggtaaaagtactgatgatatgatggtaatggtattgttagacagtatataagtatagtacagtatatatagtatataatataacataatatatatttatatatgatagtaattataccaatataaaagcagtatatggtaataatggcagcaacagtatatataataataatagtaatggtgatataataatagtaattataacatgtacacataaataaatatgtgtatatagacttatgtaaacaagaatatacagagagtatgatatgatatatagtagaagtatgaatatgaatataagtatttgactatacaataggtaatataatatactatgaatctaagaatatgtatacagagtgtgcaaaagacaatattattgtataaaatgatatataatatcaatatggtttatatgcacacatatcacatatgatgtgaagtaagtgtataaggagcggttgtacaggtacacagtgcaggagacatgtttagtgcagttctgtgatggtggctctgacagaggtagatgagttgaacagtcttattgcagaTGGGaagaacgatttcctgtatcgttccttagagcagcggggttgaatgagtctgtggctgaagctgctccgtagcttgtccagggttttgtagagggggtgagagggatggtccatgattgccagcagttttgccagcatcctgtcctccaccacctcctccagggtgaccagcttagagccaaccacagactctataggactatataaataaataaataaataaagaccatTATAAATACTTTGAAACTTGTGTTTGAGGATAAGATTtgcaataatatatatttttgtcattGTCCACTCATCCCATTAAAAGACCAAAACACTTGATTTTACTAAACCTTAGCTAAAGCAGGAATACTTATCTCATGTTACATCACAATTCCCCATATAATCCCTCATGAAacttgtcctcctccttctgcctGTTTGAGTGTCAAAACCATAGACTATAAGGTCAAAACATGAAGTGTGTGTTGATTCCTCTGCAGGACTTCTCACTGAGTTTGACAGTGTTGACAAGACCAACCCAAACTGTGTGGTCATTGGAGACGCAGCCGAGAACTTCTCCTACCAAAACCTGAACGATGCATTCAGGGTCCTCACGGGCCTGGAGAAGCCACTGCTGTTATCTCTGGGCCAAGGGTAAACCGAGTTTATATAATTTCCTATTCCAAATAATAAGCACATTGTCAACAAAATTATATCGTGAGAAAATATCTGTTTTACTGTGTTCGTAGGAGGTACTACAAGGAGACAAATGGTTTGTCCTTAGACGTCGGGGTTTACATGAAGGCTTTGGAGGTACAGTACAGTAGCTGCATAATGTGCATTGATAAGAATAGATGAcaacatttttgtgcatgtgaaCAAAGAGTATTTATTGTTAACTCCTTGTTCCCTCCAGTACGCCTGTGACCTAAAGGCTGAAGTCATTGGAAAGCCATCCCCAATGTTCTTCCAGAGTGTTCTCAATGACATGGGGCTTCAACCACATGAGGTGCGAAGCAGATTTGTTGTGATTCTTGCGTTCTTTGGAGTATTTTAATCTCAGTTTGAGACTCGCTCCATTCTCTGGATTTCCTTTCTTTCACTGAGACACGGATACGTCTGCTTCCCTCTCCAGCAGACAGTCTTTGTTCAGTCAGTCACGTAAGGATCAAAATCAAGCAGTTATCATTCCTTTCATTCCTTTTACAAAAATCCTTTTCAAATCCGAAATCTGATTCCTTTCACAGAACAAACAGCAGGATTTACAAGTTAGATTCAAGGGATTCTTTTTTATCCACATTTGATTAATCTTTACCATTTCATATATTCTTAACACTAACAGCCTCATTCATGCTTGTAACATTAACCACCCGGTCCGTGGAGAGGATTGCTCAGCATGTTTAAAAAGAGTGCTGATGATCCGTAGTTAGGAGGCAGGAACAACAGGAAGAAATAACAACAGGCACTTTTGG
Protein-coding sequences here:
- the lhpp gene encoding phospholysine phosphohistidine inorganic pyrophosphate phosphatase; amino-acid sequence: MADTKWPGCSRGLKAVVLDMCGVLYDSQEGGVVAIPGSAEAVNRLMSSDLQLRFCTNETQASRDKFVAKLQTAGFDISASRVFSPAPAAAAVLRERGLRPHLLVHDGLLTEFDSVDKTNPNCVVIGDAAENFSYQNLNDAFRVLTGLEKPLLLSLGQGRYYKETNGLSLDVGVYMKALEYACDLKAEVIGKPSPMFFQSVLNDMGLQPHEVLMIGDDLVNDVGGAQNCGMKGIQVRTGKYRPSDEKHPTVTADGTVDNLTQAVDMILSQRGG